A stretch of the Amycolatopsis sp. BJA-103 genome encodes the following:
- a CDS encoding TetR/AcrR family transcriptional regulator: MPKIVDRTERRREIAGALLRIVAREGVEAVSVRSVATEAGVSAGAVQKYFSTKEDLFRFALDMTSEFLEQRWKTLDRSGNLLDLLIRLLIEAMPLDEQRRAEVIVINAFTARAAVLPSWAEFIRTGYDELQEITTRYLEEAQTAGDVRDDLAARDLADAVLALSDGFANRMLTSADPAALLPSLETAVHTLLTSTQR, from the coding sequence GTGCCGAAGATCGTGGACCGGACCGAACGCCGACGAGAGATCGCCGGAGCCCTCTTACGCATCGTCGCGCGCGAGGGCGTCGAAGCCGTCAGCGTGCGCTCTGTCGCCACAGAGGCCGGTGTTTCCGCAGGCGCGGTGCAGAAGTACTTCTCCACCAAGGAGGACCTGTTCCGCTTCGCCCTCGACATGACGAGCGAATTCCTGGAGCAGCGCTGGAAGACCCTCGATCGGTCCGGAAACCTGCTGGACCTGCTGATACGACTGCTGATCGAGGCGATGCCGCTCGACGAACAACGCCGAGCGGAAGTGATCGTCATCAACGCCTTCACCGCGCGCGCCGCCGTCCTGCCGTCCTGGGCCGAGTTCATCCGCACCGGCTACGACGAACTGCAGGAGATCACGACGCGGTACCTCGAGGAGGCTCAGACCGCGGGTGACGTCCGAGACGACCTCGCGGCGCGCGACCTGGCCGATGCCGTGCTCGCCCTCTCGGACGGCTTCGCGAACCGGATGCTCACCTCCGCCGACCCGGCCGCTCTGCTCCCCTCCCTCGAAACCGCAG